Below is a window of Melospiza georgiana isolate bMelGeo1 chromosome 18, bMelGeo1.pri, whole genome shotgun sequence DNA.
aaaatcttttgccagacaatcatatttataaggctttcctgtttcatcttccccaacaaaGGAGCATGTCAGAGCATTGCTCAGTGCTGTAGCACTGTACCCACACACCATGGAGCTCACCTGGGCTTCAGAGAAGGCTGGGTCACTCATGTGGGGTCTCAGCATGTTGCCAAACTTCAGGGCCTCTGCAATGTAGTGATAGGTTTCTACCTTCTCCTCAGGTGTTGCCAGTGATGCTTTATGGAATTTATACTCTGTGGAGCAGGATGGAATAATTTTGTTCATGGACCAGAGGCATTGTTTTTTCAAGAAGTGTAAAAACAACAAAGGTTGAAAGGAGCCTCCTCTTCCCGTCCCAGTTCTTATCAAGTTTCCCCTCTGCTTTAGCAGGATGTAGATGCAGAAACAACCAAGTACCAATTTCCACTGTGACTTCAATTTGTTTTGAAGCTTTGGGAAAGCCTTGCATCCTTtggcctctgcagcagctgtggtgatGCTGACCCACTGTACAAGTGAACCAGTTCATCCTCCTGCTGCATAGCATGATCACACTGCTGCTTTGGGCCCCATTCTGGCTCAAAAACTCCATTTCTGCCCATTGCATTTTATCACTCTGGAGCAACACTCTCTGAAAACCCCTTGCTGACCCCTTTCCATTAGGAATTTACCTTCCAATACCTTGAGGATGAACATGAGCACTGCACCTCCCATGGGTGGTCCTGGAGCAAACACTTTGGTGTGGTTGTTCAGGGTGATGTTCAGAGCTGAGGACACCTGTGCTTTGTACGCCCGAAGATCCTCCAGTGAGAGACTGGACCCTTCAACAGGGAGAGACCCAGGAGCTGCCATTAGCACAGCAACTCAGatctgcctgcagcagagccttggTAAAGCTTGTGAGGAGCTCAAATTCCTCCgacccagcacagcactgccctcaCACATCCTCATGTGCTGCCAAACCCAGCATGTCACAAAGCCTAAAGGAGTCAGAGGGGCAAACACAGTGGGCAAAGGCCAGACAGGGGGTGGTCTCAGCCCTGCTTCTGGGCCTAAGTTACAGGAATTAGGGAAAGGTGGCCTCTTACCATGTCAGGCACCACCCCAAGTGACAAACAAATGGCACTGGTCGGCTTTCCCCTGGTCCAGGCTCACTGTGACCCAATGGCTGGGAGAAAGGCCAGTTTTTATGTGTGTCAGGACTCCCTGTAGCTGTTACTCACCAGCCTTGCTGATGTCCTCCACCAGGGCCCTCCCAATCTCTCCCTCATAGAACGCAGCAGCTCCCTGTTCCGCCACGGCTCGCAGCGTTCGCTGCAGCGCTGGCCACCGGAATGAGTCGCCGAGACTCAGGAATCTGccaccagcacacagcagcGGGCTGTTCAACAAGAACATCCATCACTGTCAgcacccaggacatccctctgctgtccaggagccctgccagggggctcagaagccttggcacagagcccaaaacacctgtgggtttgattatgacccgtggagcaaattaccaaccttgtatgaagatcagcaagccacaatagtttaagtagaataatagtgaagttatcacaaCATGGAGATgtagattttagggtttttggtatgggggcaagatggagggaactgggtgggtccagcctttctccttcttcttcttggcctccatcttctgctgtgatgttggcacttacaggttggtttagagtagaagctcactgtctaacataggtgatgggtattgggaagtaattgtaaacattgtacacgtagtttttagtataaagacataacactgccctgggggcaggcagagtgcctggaactgtcctgctggacggACCTTgtcagggcaggagaaaattttttatagataagagacaatgaacaaccttgagactgagaaatgaagagccctgactccttcttcaagcaccgggctgggaaaagagactttggaacTTTTCTCGGAatcactctgaccagctagagatcCCAACACATCACTTTTACAGCATGAGCTTGTTCTTGCCCAAGccaatgacatttttttcctcccaggaGCTGATCTGGGTTATGCATGCTGTGGACTTTCCAATGTCAGAGAAATTATCTGAAGCTGAGGGAACAGTGGCCCTCACCCTGCAGTGCCATCCATGGCTCTTACCACAGGCTTTTCCCTGGTCCAGAGAAGGCTGGGTGACGGAGAATTTTTTCCAGAACTGGAGAAATGACCAGTGGCTCTGAAAGCAGCTTGATGGTTGGCTCAAACAGGGCTTTCCATGGCAGGCGGCCGTGGCGCTTGTGGGCTTCCTCATAGCCCCGGAGCTCTCCAGGGACACCAATCCAGCGGGGgcctggggagcacagcagcactgtcacACTCATACAGCACCCACACAGCACTGCCTTGGGGGTCCCACCTCTCTGAAAGCTCTCCAGTCCAAGTCTGAGCTGGTAGAGGCAAAAGCAGGCTGGGTTTGTTCATTGCCTTTTCCTGTTCATGTATTTCCCTGTTACTGAGCAGCAGGGGtgtgcagaggctggagccaggccTGAGGTGTGCTGAAAACATAACAGGCaacaggcaggggctgcagcaagGGAGGTGACAGCTGGGCCCTGGAGAAATGGCACTCCATTGGGGTGGGGCCTGGGCAAACATCAGAACAAGGGAAGCAGTGAAATTCTACATCCCTGgggaaatttaaaaatgagacAAGACAAGCTGTCACATGTCTGACATGCTCCTTCTTTAaccctgggcagcctgagcaGCACCTGACAtcaccctgctctgagcagaacTCCAGCTGTCCCTTCcaaccagagctgctcctgatTCCTTTTCAGGCTCTTCCAAGGGTAAGAACATCTCCAGAATCTAGGATACACCCCAAAAGATAACATTCCAGGGAAGGAGAATGAACACAGCAAGAAATGTGGAAAGATCCAAGATGTGCTGCTAAAGCAAGAGTTCCTGAGCCAAGCAACCCAACCCCTTTGTGCCAGCATGCTTCCCCCATTTGTGGACATGGCAAGCACACAAGAttgattcctttttttccccaaaagctattgatcttatttttctctgtaagaACTTCTGGGGAATGAGAGCCTTGGGAAATCCAGTCTTGAACTGCAGACTTCCTAGAGAGGGAAGTTACCTTGTGATTTCTCCTCATGCTGGCTCCCCATTGCCTGGCTGGTCATGTTGCCaggaatttttttgtgtttatggCCCTAATCTTTTTTGTTACTTTTGCAAAAAGCAGTCCAGGTAGAGGGTGTTAAACTAGACAGAACTGCAGATCAAGCCAGTGAGGTGCTCAGCTCCCcaccctgagctctgtgcacacaggagCTGTGTCCTTACCAATGGGGAAGCCAACACCACAGCCAGACAAGAGGTTGAGAGGAAACACTCCTGGGGCTGTCTCACGGGCGTTGATCACCTCCACTGTCCctggaaagaagagaagagaagggaaataCATCATGTtgtcctcctgcagcaggtgagcaTCACCATTCAATCATCACTGCACGTGCTGCTGGTCCAGAGttgagctgctctggagccttTTGCCAGGTGTGCCAAGTGCACCTGCAGAGTCAGCTGTCAGCACAACTTGTCCTTCACTCCTGTGCTTTTATTTAGAGCAAACCAAGCAGTGCCCACCAAAGGTACTGAAAGTACAGGGATAAGGCCAGGGCTTGTCTCCAGGCAGTGAAGGCTCCCCCCAGGGATCATGGCTGGGATATGGGCTGGGATATGCTGCCTCCTGCACTTCTTCTACAGATAGGACATGTCAGAGGCATAATGTGAGCCTCATGCTCCTGGGAGGGCCATTTACCAAATGATGATGAGGCAAGCCCATCATATTTTGAAGCCCTCTATGTATCAGGGAGCTTGAAaggacaaaaacaaacccaaacccccaCTTGCATGCACTCATCTTTCAGGTCTAGCCTATCACTTTACTCCTTCTCTGCCTTGTATTTGTCCCTGTCACAGtcccagagccagctgtgctgcaggagcccacAGTGCTCCCTGGTACACCCAGAGcctcagctctgtgcagcagcatAACTCAGGTAGCACAGGAGGATTGTTGTCAGGAAACAAAGTTCCATGGCTctgccaaaaggaaaaaaggagaaaaatatagGTGGTCtgccaaaaaggaaaaagaaaaaaaacatagaTGGTCTGCCAAATTAGGCTCTTGCATAAGATACACCCAAACAATGCCAGATTTGTGACTCCATGAAACTACTTGGCagggattttaaaattattatattgtTACACTGCTCATTGTTGATATTACTATTAGATATATAAGCTCTGGGGGTTTTTGGAAGCCAAGACTTAAAAACTCCCACGTTGAAGAcataaaagcaacaaaacaacaGTGGAGTTTAAGCCAAGCACAGAAAGGCTCCCCAGCAGACACGGAACATTGCCAGGTTTAGGTTTCTGGAGTGGAGATGCATCTCCTGGGACAGGAGGTGTCAGCACTGCATGGGGAgtcacagcagctctggtgagacagccccagggccagcaggcactgccagagctgctggggcagcacaaacCCCTCAGGTGCCATCCCAGGGgctcagctggcactgccagcccaacACTGCCAGCACAaacccctgcctgcctgcttcTCTCAGCCACTCACACCTGCCTGCAGGGATTGTGTGACTTTGGGATTGCCTCCTTGCCTTGAGGGGCAAGGAGGGGCAAACTCAGCTCATTTTCTATCAAAGCTCTTTCCTCCACACACATTTCTTGCTGTGAAATGACAAtcagagctccctgtgctggatGCTTTGGATTAAGAGCACAAGTGTGCTTTGTGATGTAGCttttatattcaaaatattGCTCTGAGAGAGCAGGCAGGATTCTGATTTGTGTatctgcagagggacagggcaccATGGAGAGGCCATACCTGTGCTGGCATTATAGATGGTAAAAACGACCCCACCACCCAGGCCTGAGCTCTGGGGGTTCATCACTGAAGTGCAGATCAAGGCTGCAATGGCAGCATCCACAGCTGAGCCTCCACTTTTCAGGATGTCCCTGtggtgggaagggaagaaaaaagacacTGTTAAAATCCAGGAATGTCAGGATGGAGGAACCACATGGAAATGCCTCCTTGGGACCCCTGCAAGCTgaggagagcagctggagaaaTGCAGTGTGAGGGGTGTGAGGGGCACCTTCCTCCGCTGGATCAAAAGAACAAttagagggaaagaaaggagggTCTACAGGAGGAAAGAGCAGCCAGGGCCAGACCTTCTGGCAGGCTGGACTTGCTCTGGGGAAAGAGTTatgggagagagagagagaactgcagctgctcacaaatGCTGTGGGCTgaaagggacagcaggacatggAGAAGGATGCTCTGAGCACAGAAATGGGCTTCCCACGTACTAGGAACCAACCAACTGATCTCTAGCTTCCCAAATGCCATTCCTAATAAAGGCACATGCTGGTCAACTGGACAGGAGCACTGAAGTGGGAACACTGGGGCCATGTGAAGCAAACTCCTGAGAAAACTCCTGTCAATTAGCTTTTCATTGTTCCCACAATGTGACTTCTGGGCTTATTAGCACAAAAATGGCCCAGCCTGCTCCCTGTATTTCCAAAGATAAAAccaacaaagaaacaaaaaaaagggcaaaaatccccaaaaaaccaaccaagaaaaaaaaaatacaacaaccaaaccaaacaggAAACAAACCCTCAACTGCTTCTACCAAGGCACACATTAAGGCAGCCTCTTGCTGCTGACAGCAATGAGGTTCTGTTAGAGAAACTGTCTCAACAAATGCTTCCCTCAAGAACATCTGAAAGCCATCATTTCCTTGCAGTGGAAATGGGGTGGCAtttcctgcacagccagcactgggGTTTGCTAGGAAGGCTCCTGACTGCTTCACTGGGTCATTGCTCAGATAAGGCAAAGCCAGAGGGGAGACTGGAGCAGTTCAGtggctgcagtgcagctgatccCAGGGTTTGCATGGgaacacagagcacacacagaggctgGTGTTTATTTTCCATCCACGGAATAGCTGAGACCTGCTGGCTCAGGAACAGGATGCTGCCAGCAGGCAGGCTGATGTGGCTTTCCTTTGTTTCCCCAAGTGCCTCAGAACCACTGCCTGCAAGGAAATGACATGTGGACGagtgggaagaaaagaaatagtaGGGAATATCAGGCTGTCTGTTTCTGCACGGCTTTTGGCCTCCTGGGAGCTCCCTGGCTGtaaaaaagcaaagagcagATTTAATTGAAATTCAGTCAAGACAGTATAAGTATAAAAGACATATTTACACCACTAGGTTAAAAAAGTTCTCAGGATGTTCAGGTTGTACACCTTCAGTTTGTGTAAAACCTGTCTCTCAAACATTTTGACTCCCATGTGATTATTTTACTGTCCTTTCAATGATTAAATGCCTATGTCCATGAAAGCAGAAGGATGGGAGTTTACATGGCTGTAAAAAACCATCTGACCATGGAGACTGAGGCTCAGGGTCACCCATCCAGCCCTTGCAGCAGGGGATGGACTCACCACACCAATGACCCTGGGAGGTGCTTTTCTGAACCCAAGCTGTTAATggctgtcttggtttggaaagacaggagtctgctaaggaaggcaggagcctcccctgaaatggagaatgtaaatcctccccacccctctgaattgctataaattttaaattatgggGGCACTCAGGCAAAAatgtgggagcaggaaataacagttatttaatagggaaagggaaaaaatcaaattataaaataaacaatgcagtacagtagaacaacagtgacagagtcagaacccaacctgacaccctgtgggtcagggtgttggtggcagtgccattggaattgtgcctcagccctcctgcagtgtcaggggtggttctcctggagcagggatcctgtagagaaggatggattcttcctctgaagatccagtggaaggagaggcagctgctgttcctctggggaatccagtggagaagccgtgctggtgtctcagaacctctggattatatctgggtaggaatgcttggctcctccctctgggctcacatctcccaatgggatgctgtagttcttatcagccatgcagtgacattcaatagctgttatcagcaatgtcccctcccagggaggtgtgaatgtggtcactcaaagagagagataaagcaaactgccccCTTGAcaaagataatctgccatacagatggtaatggaaaacatcttgcattgcagtCTTCAACAATTGCTGACACAAGGGCTTCCTAAAAAACTCAGTCACCTCTGCAGAAGAGCCAGAAGTGTtagaaacatggaaaaaattagaaaatttaaggaaaaagagggaagaagCACTGCTAAACTGAGCAGAGACAGTTttccccagagcccctggagAGTGGGCTGTGAGGGAACACATGTACAAAGCCTGGTGACAGGGAAAGGCATGGATCTGACAGGGAAATGCATAGTTCTGGCTGGGAAATGCATGGTTCTGAGAGGGAAAGGCATGGATCTGGTTCTGACAGGGAGAGGCATGgttctggcagggaaaaacagcTTTGAAAAGAAGCTTGGAGATGGTATAGTGCACATTTCAGTGCAATGTATTAAGACCTTAACATGGAACATCAGGGACATTCCCAAAGCCTGAAAAGCACCATTCTCACCCAAATTCACAGCACATTCACACTGGCCTCCAGCCTTGATGCCTTTCCCCCCAGCCTCTCCAGAGACTGAAATTCAACAGAAAATACAGAGCTGGCTCTTGGCGTGCTACATGTGCCTCCCTGTGCATGGCTCACTCATTTCCAGTCACAGACCTGCcctggggaatttggggccATTACATATAGCAAAACCACATCTGGATTTATGTCCCATTACTTGGCTCCCTTCAGATGGATCTCTGCTGCAACGAGCTCAGTTATAATGCAAAGCCCTTCATCAAGTTGTGGCACCTCAGCAGGTCTCCCTAGAGATACCCCAGAGTGCTGCAGCTGGCAAGATCTGATAAACAATGTTTTGTCCCATATCCTTCCTGACAATTAGCGTTGGGGTTTAGTCATTAATGGAGTTTCCTTATGAGAAGGAGCAGAAGAGGGTGTTAACAACCAAATCCCATTCCAGTAGCAGCAAACAGGGACTCACCTTCCCTGGAAAGGGTGAATGGTGGCACTTTGCTCACAGCCAAGATGGGCTGTGCTGGACTGCAGACCAGACCTCTGCTCTGCCCTAGGCTAGAGGGAGCCCTGAAGCCCCTTTAAACACACTGGAAATGCTAATgtattaaatttaataattaattaaatgatGGCGTTTTTTCTGCTAAAGAAGGCTGGGGACTGGGACACCACCCATTACACAGGAGCTGCCTCCATAGGATTTATGAAGAGCAAAAGCAATAACTGCTTCTGTGAAAAAGCGCCAGTTACCAAATTTAAAATGCACAAGAAGGGAAACCAAATCCTTTGGGATGTAAACAttcttcagaaa
It encodes the following:
- the GGT5 gene encoding glutathione hydrolase 5 proenzyme, which codes for MSTGKICCLVLLALAVLAGAVTLVVILSQPRCAAQQYRHGAVAADTETCSLMGRDILKSGGSAVDAAIAALICTSVMNPQSSGLGGGVVFTIYNASTGTVEVINARETAPGVFPLNLLSGCGVGFPIGPRWIGVPGELRGYEEAHKRHGRLPWKALFEPTIKLLSEPLVISPVLEKILRHPAFSGPGKSLCPLLCAGGRFLSLGDSFRWPALQRTLRAVAEQGAAAFYEGEIGRALVEDISKAGSSLSLEDLRAYKAQVSSALNITLNNHTKVFAPGPPMGGAVLMFILKVLEEYKFHKASLATPEEKVETYHYIAEALKFGNMLRPHMSDPAFSEAQVPVETLLSEQFAESARQRIDARGDHQLSHYSLLEPLLWEQHRSKGTSHISVLAADGSAVSATSTINYPFGSLVYSDQTGIILNNELADFCIANRSIKPGEKPPSAMVPSILLSKSGDMLVIGGAGGSWIISATTMAIINKLWFGYDLEHAISAPVMHTQRDSVLFEDSFSQEVKTGLLGRGHKEKEDKLAMNVVQGISKEGKCISAYSDKRKLGKSAGY